Sequence from the Klebsiella electrica genome:
TCGTTGATGTTGTGCAGGGCTCAAAGGAATGGCTCGAATGGCGTAAAACTGGTGTGACAGCAACATGCTCCCCTATTCTGTTAGAGGAGGCTGGTGCAACTAAAACGCCCTACGAACTCTATTTGCAATACGCTGGCCTGATTAAGGCAGAAGACCTTTCTGTCATTAAACAGGTTGATGCTGGTAAAAAGCTTGAAGCACTTGCCAGAAGTTACTGCGAAAAAGAGATTGGACAAATCGCCCTGCCTTTCTGTGTAAGGAACAAAAAGTATCCTTACATGATTGCTTCGCTGGATGGGCAGTTCGACGATGGTTCAATCCTTGAGATAAAGAATCTTTGCGAGAGCAAACATCTTTCTATTCTTCAGCTTGAAACCAAATCGCCAGAATTCCGTTATTACTACTGGCAAGTTCAGCACCAGCTGCTGACAACAGGCGCACCCCAGGCGTATCTTGTGTTTTGGTCGGCCACTGACCAGACCAAGGTCTTTAAAATTATGCCTTCGAAGAAAGCGTTTTATCGAGTCCAGGTTGCCTGCGAATACTTCTGGAATAAGGTTCAGACAAAAACAGCTCTACCGTTTGATAAGGAAAAAGATATTTTGCTTATCTCTGACCCTGAAATCATGTCTCAGACACAAGGCTTTAAGCTTCCAGACGACCTCGAAGCTCGTGTGGTAGACATAGCCAGACAAGTTGGAACATTGCAGCAGATGGAGAAAGAGTTGGCTTTAAAGAAAAAGCAGTTCGAAGAATACCAGAACGCGGTCAATTTATTGATCCAGGGTCTAGGTGCTTCTATTGGCTTTTCCTATAACGAGCTGGTTAGAATCGATGGCTTTGGCTTTCGTTTTCTTCAGTCTCGCGTACCGGAAAAACCGAGCTACAAACGAATCTGCGATAAATTATCTATTGACCCCAAACATCATCCAGAATGTTACGGTCAGTCATCGGTACGAAATTCGTTAAGTACCTATGAATATAAATCAACTCTGACTGATACTGTCTACATTCCTTTGGATGACACTTCCGTACTGGTATCTCCTGGTGCAGAAGAGACAGACTCAGCCCAACAATACGTTGTTTTTTAATTATTGAGCCCAGTTTAAAACTGGGCTTTTTTTTTGCTTGACCAATTACACATCCTTTATTATCTTTAAATAGCGGCTTAGTCCGCTTAACTTCAGGCAACTGCCTTTAAACACCTTCTAAATTCGGCGCTCAAGCCACTCCTGAATACCTCCTGGTATTCACAAGGATTTCTTTCGCCTAAACAAATTCGATAGCCTGCGGCTCTCATAAGCGGCAGGCTTTTTTGTCCGTCGAAAAAGGTGTTTTGTTGTCACGTAGACAACAACAAGTGCCTCAGTCACTCCCAAACTGAAACTAGTACCTAACTTCAGCCTTCATGCAAGGCCTAATTCATCTAATTCACTAATCTTTTTAAATGAGGAGTCTGATCATGTTTCTTGTAAATATGACTGCATATCTTGCATCCCCAGAACAACGGGAAATGGGCGTTATTGATGTCGATCAGCAAGTATCACACGCATTACGTGAACTGTTGACCTTTAATACCTGTCCTTCAGAAGATGTTATGACCGATAAAGCTAAAGAATTTGCTGAAATCGCTACATCACTCTGTAATAAATATAAGGCTGATGGTGTACTTGTTTATGCCAAAACCTATTTTATGCCTGTTCTGGTCTCTGCATTGAGAGCCAGAGGCATCGTTTCTTATGTAACGTATGCACCAAAGGTTACCAGTGTTGATAACAGTGGCAGTGTTAGCCGCAATTATAAGCATGTCGATTTAGTACGTGCTGATATTGCTGCATAACATCATTCTTCTTAATTAATTTTTAATTTTTAAATCTATCTAATTTAATGAGGTATATCATGACTACTAATTTCGCAAACCTGTCTGTTGAAATCATGGCGCGCTCTACACCTGTCCACCCTTCTGTATTTGGTATTGTTGTTCCAGATCATCAGATGGATAAAGTTAAACCGTTCCAGGGATTTGACTCAGCCAATCCATTTAGTGCATTCGTGCCTAAACAGAATGACGACTATGTTTTTGAAGCGTATTTGCGTTCATCTGTACTGATGTGGATTAACTATCCACAAAATCAGTCTCTGTGGATCTCTGGCCCAACAGGTTGTGGCAAAACCAGTGTTGTCGAACAAGTAGCAGCAAGACTTAACTGGCCTGTCATGAAAACTACAGCTTCACAAGACCTGGATATTAACAATCTCATTGGCGGTCTCCGGCTTCAGTGTAATGAACTGACCGGTGATACCAAGACTGTTTTTGTTCATGGCCCACTGACGCTGGCGTACAAGTATGGACTGATTTTCCTACTCGATGAGTACGATCAATTAGACCCATCCTGTGCCAATGCCTTTAACGCCATCCTCGAAGGAGGGAATTTAGTTATTCCTGAAACCAACGAGGTAATTAAACAGCACCCGAACTTCAGATTTGTTGCAACGGCTAACTCAATTGGTCAGGGCGATTTTACTGGCGTTTATGGCGGTGTGAAAACATTAAATGTGGCCAACCTTGACCGCTATATGTTTATCACTGCTGACTATATGCCAAAAGAAACCGAGACTAAATTGATTACCAAATATAT
This genomic interval carries:
- a CDS encoding lambda-exonuclease family protein, with protein sequence MSDIYEVVDVVQGSKEWLEWRKTGVTATCSPILLEEAGATKTPYELYLQYAGLIKAEDLSVIKQVDAGKKLEALARSYCEKEIGQIALPFCVRNKKYPYMIASLDGQFDDGSILEIKNLCESKHLSILQLETKSPEFRYYYWQVQHQLLTTGAPQAYLVFWSATDQTKVFKIMPSKKAFYRVQVACEYFWNKVQTKTALPFDKEKDILLISDPEIMSQTQGFKLPDDLEARVVDIARQVGTLQQMEKELALKKKQFEEYQNAVNLLIQGLGASIGFSYNELVRIDGFGFRFLQSRVPEKPSYKRICDKLSIDPKHHPECYGQSSVRNSLSTYEYKSTLTDTVYIPLDDTSVLVSPGAEETDSAQQYVVF
- a CDS encoding AAA family ATPase; translated protein: MTTNFANLSVEIMARSTPVHPSVFGIVVPDHQMDKVKPFQGFDSANPFSAFVPKQNDDYVFEAYLRSSVLMWINYPQNQSLWISGPTGCGKTSVVEQVAARLNWPVMKTTASQDLDINNLIGGLRLQCNELTGDTKTVFVHGPLTLAYKYGLIFLLDEYDQLDPSCANAFNAILEGGNLVIPETNEVIKQHPNFRFVATANSIGQGDFTGVYGGVKTLNVANLDRYMFITADYMPKETETKLITKYIPDTKVAEKFVDVANMIRGLFVGKNITGEIDTSVNTNSAKLPDGVLPDTRLSVTCSTRSLVAWLDRYSMMKAAKMPRALLTAFDYQIGNRASADDKKSLHLIVEAVFGSEALK